A region from the Vibrio sp. SS-MA-C1-2 genome encodes:
- a CDS encoding (2Fe-2S)-binding protein: MKINFNLNGQGTMVDVDPMQPLLSTLRDVLQQTATKEGCGEGECGACSVLLNNELVNTCILPTIQAEGQHIVTLEGLKETDKGRCLIDAILEAKGVQCGFCSPGMIIALYALLEQNAQPTDDEIKIALSGNLCRCTGYGMLIDAAHIAISKGGELWK; the protein is encoded by the coding sequence ATGAAGATTAATTTCAATTTAAATGGTCAAGGGACAATGGTTGATGTTGATCCGATGCAACCCTTATTAAGTACATTACGTGATGTATTACAGCAAACGGCAACTAAAGAGGGATGTGGAGAAGGTGAATGTGGAGCTTGCTCAGTATTACTTAATAATGAGTTAGTGAATACGTGTATTTTACCAACGATTCAAGCCGAAGGGCAACATATTGTCACTTTGGAAGGATTGAAAGAGACGGATAAAGGTCGTTGTTTAATTGATGCCATTTTAGAAGCTAAAGGCGTTCAATGTGGTTTCTGTTCTCCAGGAATGATCATCGCGTTATATGCGTTATTAGAACAGAATGCGCAGCCAACCGATGATGAGATTAAAATTGCGTTATCTGGAAACTTATGTCGCTGTACTGGATACGGCATGTTAATTGATGCTGCTCATATCGCAATCAGTAAAGGAGGTGAGTTATGGAAGTAG
- a CDS encoding xanthine dehydrogenase family protein subunit M codes for MEVVYRPETVIDALKQMATKKFTVLAGGTDLMVQHAHHSSLVPQFPYQLLVTDHLHELKSITKDGECLQIGAGCTLTQIINDPLVPELLKNAIKQIAAPALRNRATLIGNICNASPAGDSLPVLYLFDCQIQLSTMKGCEWLPLCHFITGPGKTTRQPEQLITAVKFVVPKIDYSLYRKVGTRSANALTKLSVAGLVSLHSTGEISDFRLAFGAVGPTVIRNRDIEALIVGKRPEQVNINELSEQYNEVIMPIDDQRSTAKYRRAASLNILKEWLMQLEIESIDNIA; via the coding sequence ATGGAAGTAGTCTATCGTCCAGAAACTGTCATCGATGCACTTAAGCAAATGGCGACAAAAAAGTTTACTGTTTTAGCTGGTGGAACGGATTTGATGGTGCAGCATGCTCACCACTCTAGTTTAGTTCCTCAGTTTCCCTACCAACTCTTGGTTACTGATCATCTTCATGAATTGAAGAGCATCACTAAAGATGGTGAATGTCTTCAGATTGGTGCTGGATGTACATTAACGCAAATTATTAACGATCCGTTAGTGCCTGAATTATTAAAAAATGCCATTAAACAGATAGCAGCACCGGCTTTACGAAACCGAGCAACCTTGATTGGAAATATCTGTAATGCATCTCCGGCTGGGGATTCATTGCCTGTTTTATATTTGTTTGATTGCCAAATTCAACTATCAACGATGAAAGGTTGTGAATGGCTTCCTTTGTGTCATTTTATTACGGGGCCTGGAAAAACGACTCGACAACCGGAACAATTGATTACAGCTGTAAAGTTTGTTGTCCCTAAAATAGATTATTCACTTTATCGCAAAGTTGGTACTCGCTCTGCTAATGCATTAACAAAACTATCTGTTGCCGGTTTGGTCTCTTTACATTCAACAGGGGAAATCAGTGATTTTCGTTTAGCCTTTGGTGCGGTAGGGCCAACGGTGATCAGGAATCGCGATATTGAAGCTTTAATTGTAGGGAAACGACCAGAGCAAGTTAATATTAATGAGCTTAGTGAGCAATATAATGAAGTTATTATGCCTATTGATGATCAACGCTCAACGGCTAAATATCGAAGAGCGGCATCTTTAAATATATTAAAAGAGTGGTTAATGCAATTAGAGATAGAAAGCATAGATAATATTGCTTAA